In the genome of Streptococcus mitis, one region contains:
- a CDS encoding 50S ribosomal protein L22 has product MAEITSAKAMARTVRVSPRKSRLVLDNIRGKSVADAIAILTFTPNKAAEIILKVLNSAVANAENNFGLDKANLVVSEAFANEGPTMKRFRPRAKGSASPINKRTAHITVAVAEK; this is encoded by the coding sequence ATGGCAGAAATTACTTCAGCTAAAGCAATGGCTCGTACAGTACGTGTTTCACCTCGTAAATCACGTCTTGTTCTTGATAACATCCGTGGTAAAAGCGTAGCCGATGCAATCGCAATTTTGACATTCACTCCAAACAAAGCTGCTGAAATCATCTTGAAAGTTTTGAACTCAGCTGTAGCTAACGCTGAAAACAACTTTGGTTTGGATAAAGCTAACTTGGTAGTATCTGAAGCATTCGCAAACGAAGGACCAACTATGAAACGTTTCCGTCCACGTGCGAAAGGTTCAGCTTCACCAATCAACAAACGTACAGCTCACATCACTGTAGCTGTTGCAGAAAAATAA
- a CDS encoding 30S ribosomal protein S19, whose translation MGRSLKKGPFVDEHLMKKVEAQANDEKKKVIKTWSRRSTIFPSFIGYTIAVYDGRKHVPVYIQEDMVGHKLGEFAPTRTYKGHAADDKKTRRK comes from the coding sequence ATGGGACGCAGTCTTAAAAAAGGACCTTTCGTCGATGAGCATTTGATGAAAAAAGTTGAAGCTCAAGCTAACGACGAAAAGAAAAAAGTTATTAAAACTTGGTCACGTCGTTCAACGATCTTCCCAAGTTTCATTGGTTACACTATCGCAGTTTATGACGGACGTAAACACGTACCTGTTTACATCCAAGAAGACATGGTAGGTCACAAACTTGGTGAATTTGCACCAACTCGTACTTACAAAGGTCACGCTGCAGACGACAAGAAAACACGTAGAAAATAA